A genomic window from Scatophagus argus isolate fScaArg1 chromosome 17, fScaArg1.pri, whole genome shotgun sequence includes:
- the hoxa4a gene encoding homeobox protein Hox-A4a isoform X1, translated as MTMSSYLINSNYIEPSFPPCDEYQQSGYIPNPGDYYERPKDTGFPQHNEPSYPRSNYTESGYDYGNVPAAGLDDFGDGHHAQPQPVPQSHGPRLTAAPDGGAGANASKDCSLASEVYPGVAKGKEPVVYPWMKKVHVSTVNASYTGGVPKRSRTAYTRQQALELEKEFHFNRYLTRRRRVEIAHTMCLSERQVKIWFQNRRMKWKKEHKLPNTKIRSSSSASSSASGAQQQQQIKTGQQLVPTPCTAGL; from the exons ATGACCATGAGTTCCTACTTGATAAACTCCAACTATATCGAGCCTTCCTTTCCCCCATGCGACGAATATCAGCAGAGCGGATACATCCCCAACCCTGGTGATTACTACGAGCGGCCAAAAGATACGGGCTTCCCCCAACACAACGAGCCATCCTATCCGAGGTCAAACTATACAGAATCGGGCTACGACTACGGTAATGTCCCCGCCGCCGGACTCGATGATTTCGGCGATGGCCACCACGCACAGCCTCAACCGGTTCCACAGAGCCACGGTCCTCGCCTCACCGCGGCCCCAGACGGTGGCGCAGGGGCAAATGCCAGCAAAGACTGCAGCCTCGCCAGTGAGGTATATCCCGGCGTAGCGAAGGGCAAGGAGCCGGTGGTCTATCCTTGGATGAAAAAGGTCCACGTTAGCACCG TCAATGCCAGTTACACCGGAGGAGTGCCCAAGAGGTCCCGCACTGCCTACACCCGCCAGCAGGctctggagctggagaaggagttCCATTTCAACCGGTACCTGACCCGGCGCAGACGGGTGGAGATTGCGCACACCATGTGTCTCTCCGAACGCCAGGTCAAGATCTGGTTTCAGAACAGGAGGATGAAGTGGAAGAAGGAGCACAAGCTTCCCAATACTAAGATCCGCTCCTCCAGCTCGGCCTCGTCCTCAGCCTCGGGGgcccagcaacagcagcagatcaAAACAGGCCAGCAGCTTGTGCCCACGCCGTGCACCGCAGGTCTATAG